The genomic DNA TTTTTCACCAGTATCTCATCAGCTACTGTCTGCATGTAAATGAACACCAGTGCCCATTCTGCTCTATAGCAATTTCTGTCTAGAAGCAGCTAAGAGAGAAGAGGGCAATGCATCCCTCCGAATAAGCTGAATAAGTGTTGGAAACACTTGGATCTGGGCTTGTGATCCAAAGATCCTGCCCACTTCTAAAAATCCTCTGGAGGGGACTGCTGTAAATGATTATCAGCATCTAGGACTGCTACTCAGCAAGTGAGAGTGAAGGACATATCGGTTGGAAACTACTGGGACAGACAGAGGTGCTAATGGATTCCAGGAATTTGGCCAGGAGAGCAAGCAGCTGCCCTGTGTGCTGTTGAACTGTGCTTGTTGAACAAACTAGTCAAGACCCTGAGGCTATCCACTGAAATGCCTCCTGGCTACAATCTTGGATTCAGACAAAAAGGGTTTCCTAGGCTCTTTGACTTTCCCCCAAGCCCAGCCCTCCTTTGCTGGAGGGAGCTATTGGATCCCAGATCCATTTGTGCTGGTGACAGGTTCCAGTGTGGTAACCTGGAAGACATGCGAGCTGGGCAAGTAGCACCCACACACCTGCCTCCTGCACACTCAAGAGATCTCCGCCCCTACAAACCTTACCATCCACTTCAGCATGATGGTGGTCTCATTGATGGCATCTGTGAAGGTGATGTATGGCCCGGCCACAGGGCGCTCGTAGACTCGGTTGCTGTACCCAGACACCACATATGGCCGAGACGCCGCACTGGGCTCACTCTCTCCCAGGATGTTCAGTGCCCGGACACGAAATTTGTAGGACATGCCTAGgggaaaaatgggaaataaaagagTTACAGAGACTGGAGTCTTCCGAGACTTCTACTGTCAGCACAGACCTGGCTGTAGAGAGGGGCTACATCTTCTCCAGAAGGCAGAGAGCCTACACAGAGGTTTTGATCGAAGTACAAACACTGAATAGCCAGATTTCAGCCATGTGCTAGATGCACCctgctttttttgccttccccAATTCTTGTCTGGATGGCCTGGAGGTCAGGCAGCAGTTCTGGAAGGTGTGTGGGTAGATTCAGAGGTGCCTGAAAGGATGTTCTGACCCAAAAGCAGGTATGGGAAGGCATCCTTCCTCTACTATACGGAAATTAACTACACAAACATCAGTTAAAAGCTCAAAGCCTAAATAATTTTTACCAAAACATTTACTTGTATTTAAGTTGGGGTAGACATGTTGCCTTTTTAAGCTGTCCAGCTCAGTGATGCTGTCTTTTCTCCAGTGAAGTGCAATGGGAATTGTGTGCCCATCTGTCTTGCCTGTGGCTAAGGAAAGTTCTGGCCTGTCTAGTAAATGGCAAAAACAAATGCCTTTAGTAACTCTATCCTGTaagacagaaaatacagcatgCACAAGCCTCCCTGAGAGAGGTCAAATCTATGCTGGtctttgcagctggagaaatTGGAGAAGCATCTGCAGCTTTTCCCCATGCACCGAAGGCTGGAGCTGGgaatgctttgttttgcttgcacATGCCGGGGCTGAGCATGACGTGACAGATGGCTGACCATCCTACAGGGACCGCACAGCTTTCCTACAGACCTCCAGGAAGCAGGGAAGAGAACACCTGCCTACCTTTCTCCAGGCCTGGGATTTCAACAGAGAGGCGAGAGGGAGGAATGTCACTGGTGGCCAGGACCCAGTCTCCCAACTTCTTCAATTTCTTATATTCCACACGGAAAGACTGGATGGGGAACCCGCCATTCCCACGGGGGATCCAAGTCACGTACACAGATGTCTCTGATGCCACAGAGATGGTTGGACGGTCTGGTGCCTCTGGAGCTGCACAGGTACAGAAGGACATAAGGAAATGAAACACACTCCTCTCACCCTCTTCCTTCTGTCTCTTCATTAGAGCTGGCACCCTCCTCACTCCTTTCAGTTTGTGCCCTGTAAACATCTTTTACTTGCTTCTTGCTCCATTTCCACTCCCAACTCAAGCAGGATGAGATAAGGTTTGAGGAGTGTATGCCCATCATGGGAGGGAGAGCAGTGAGAGGTGTGGATGCAGGCCTGGAGACATAGCAAAAGTCCTGGCTGATGTGGAAGCAGGGAGGCTGACAACAGGGCCAGATGAGTGTAAGAGATGAAAACAGGACAGATTGAGAAGAACCAGCTGAGGGGGAAACAGGGAAAAGTTCTGAACTGTAGAAATGTAATTTgataggaaaacaaaagatggGAGGGAAAGAGATGAATGGAGCTGTGGAGATGAAAGAAAACGCAACACATGAGTAAGTGTGGGGGATtgaagggaggggggaaaggaTAAGGATCGAAGCAGAATTTCACAGAAAGAGGAATGGCACTGGTGAATAATAGTAGTGGCAGACGCAAGGTGGAAAGCAATGGATCGGATTAACCAGTAAGGAACCAATGTTTCTCCAGTACAGCAAAATACCCAAATGgagcaccctgcacccctagAGTGGGCACTAAGTGCCCCTTGTCAGGGCTTGGCTGAGAGAGGAGGAGGCCAGGACCTGCAGCGATTTGTCTCCCCTTTCTCCCTCGCGTTCCCCCAGCACCTGCTGGTGCATGGGCAGCTTGTTGCTCCTGTGCACCGCACATGTGCAGACTCCAGGGCAGGGCCTTCTGAACCCTCCGTGTGAAACTCAGCAAGAGACACAGTTTCTGACAAGTCCTTGCATTAAtggtggggacaggcagcagaaTCAACCTGCTCTCCTAAGACAGTCTGCCTGCCAAGTGCAGTGGCAGAGGTGTCTGAGAAGGACCTCTCCTCACCAGGACCTAGAGACCACCCACCCAGCTTCGCACAGTCTTGTGTTATCCAGCAGAGACTTCAACCCCAGCATGGTCTGGCCATTGCCACCAACAAGAGATCCAGCACCCCTCGCCCTCCCTCCTTGTCCAGTTCAGGGTGGGCCTTACGGGACAGACGGCTGTTGTCGAGCTGGTTACTGCTCTGAGTGCTCGTGCCTGGGTCGTCCCTCTGGATTTGCTGCTCTTTGCTGGCAACAATCTCTGGTTTTGGGCGCCGGCCTGTGCAGAAGGGAGAGGTGGCATCAATGACACGGAGACATGGCCCGGAGTTAATTTTTGCTGTGATGAGCAAAGACAATATTCCCAGCCATGATGCCGAGGTAAGTACTCTCTTCAAAAGGCCTTACAGGTTCAAAGCACTCAACCTGCAGGCAGGAACTAAAGCTAAAGCAGCACGTTTGTTAAACTGTTAATAGGTCCCCctcatatttaattttctaaaactTCTAATTGGTTTTCTTGAAATGTTACTAGATTTCTGCCTGAGAAGGTGATAATTAGCACAAGACCAGGGCCTGAAGGGAGATGTGAGCAAGCCCACCACCATGGGGAAGGTTGCTACAAAGCGAAAGCCATTCCCCACACCTGCTGGAGACGtgaaaagcagctgagggacagaGGGACTTAGCGCGGACATTTGGGACATCCTTTTAGTGTCAAAGACAGCTTGGCACCAAGCAGACTGCATAGGAAGGTTTAGAGTTTCCTTTAGTGAAGGACAAGCTTTTAAGGACAGATTAGACAAACACCTGTTGGGAAAAACCCCCACAGACTGATCCTGCCTCCAGGCAGAGGATGGATTAAACAAGCTCCTGCCATCCCTATTTTCTTTGGTTCTGCAGGTGTCCAGCTGAGAcacagagggaggaagggacTTACTCCAACCCAGGCACAGAGGAAGATCTGATTTCCCCCATCCCATTTCAACCCCACCCTCCACTTTTCCTTCTGACAAAGTCACTTTAAGCTGAGGGCAGATGGGTTTCCAGACCCGAAACAGCCTCTTTGTCCTGAGGCTGATGCCTGTGcctcagggctggggcagaACATGTCGGAGGGGCCCTCCCCTGACTGAGAGCAAAACACCCAGGGAAAGGTTTGACCTTTACCAGTCCGGAAGGTCACCATGGCCGTCTGTCCCTCGCCGGCACAGTTGTGAGCGGCCATCTCCACCTCGTAAAGGCTCCCAGGGTCCAGCCTGGTGAGGGTCAGGCGGTGCTGCGAGGCTGGGACATCCCTCACTGCCCAGCTGTCCGAGGCGTTGGTGACCTGCTGAGAGACCAAGGCAGGCGttgcagagctggaggcaggCTGGGCTTCTCGCCTGCACCAAGCTCAGAAGCTTTCGTGACAGGTTGTGTATCAACCAgggctgccctccctgcctgcaaaGGAGGGAGGTGTCTCCAGCCTGATTTTGCAAAGCTGAGCGATTCAGTAATAAGCAAGACAAGTCACCAGGCACCAAGATGTTTTCTTGACCCCAGAGGTTTTCTCAGCCCTGTCCTGTCTGCAGGTCCCCTCTGATACCACAGTCCCTCAACAGGTGTAAAGCTCTGGAGCAGGTGTGCCCACAAAAGGCAGCATTAGCCTGAGGCTCAAGCTGCTTTAGGAGCCAAAtctcccctgcagcccagctgctgagctgctcatCTAGTCACTGGCCATTGCCATCGGATGAAGTACCCTGGACATTATGTCGGTCACCTGGACCTAAATCATTTGACTAACAGCTTTTTATCCAGTTTTATCCAGCCTCACCGCCAGCACATTCTGGCTGAAACGATGAACCATAACGTTTGAGCACAGGTTTCTGCAGGGAAGAGACCCTGTATGGCCATGGCCCCCAGAAAGGCTTGGAAACACGGTTCATTTTTCGTTGGTGCCCTATGAAGAGGGGGAGGGAAGGTGGGACCTTCCtctttctccccagctgcaagGATAATATTTTTGCAGGCAAACAGGCAGGACACTGAAGTGACCCGGTGCCGAAAGGAGCATTAGCAATGCAGGCAACGCGACAAAACGGAAATGCCAAGACTCTGCTGTATCATTCATCTTCTCCAAGCATTTGACACTGACTGATTAATGCCTGCCtcgttttatttttattctccagCCTGCAGAGTTGTGAGGCCAGGGAGGGGAGCCCTGAAGAGTGCTAGTacccaggaaagaaaaagataaattcttAAGAAACAAAGATAACGGTTGCATGGCATCTGTCTGCTTGCAGGCTGCTGAGATTTGAGAGGCAGTgtaaaagcagggaaaaagagACATCCGTAGATATTTTCCAGAGGAGAAGCAGACCCTTGCCCAGTGCAAATACATCGTACTTTCTTTATAGCCATCTTTCACAAAgagctttttcatttgttgcTGAATTGATTCCTTCCCTCTCAGCACACAAGCTTTTCCAGCTGGAGATGTCAAAACCAGATCATTATATAACTTGATCCTAAGGTTCTCTGATAGAAAGAGCCTCTCTCTAATCAAGTTTAAGGGTTATTTGGACTAATTCCTTTCCACACAATCCTTAAGCATCCCAAGAAAGAGTCTCCAGCTGAGAATTTGGACTACACTGAAAACATATTACTGCAAACTGCAGTGACCCACGGTGACCTCCACTGCCCTACAGCCCCTTCCAGGTGAAGcgctgaaaaacaaataaaatatggaCAAACTCCAGCCTGCAAGTTAAGATTGTGTGCAGAATTGGTAGTTACATGATATGCCATTGGGGGACAAATCTCTTCTTGTCAGACAAACAGAGCCAATAGTCTGGTGATGCTTTTGgcatcttttgtttttattgaagcTTGCCCTATTGTGTTCCTGTGTTGGCCATCTCCTGCCATTGTTTTAAAGAGCTCTTTAACGAGATGGTTAGCTGAAACCCTCAGCTTAAGTTTTGTTTAGAAAGAAATCAAGGATGTGCAGGGATTATAACAGACTCCTACTATACCATATTTTCACAAAACTAAACAATTCCAGGAAAGTAGATATATATATTCACATATAATTGAAAACGGTGCCTTGCAGTGGCTGGGAATCCAAACCATGCCAGATCTGGAACATACTcaaaccccaaagcaaaaccTGCCTCTCTACTGCAACTCCCTGCCTACCCAAAGGAAATACAAGCAGCAAACAGATAAATTCAagctccttttttccccacttatCCCCAGCAAAACGGGAAGAGATACTCTACACCTTAAAAGTGGAATTTTTACCTCAACAATGCTGCTTTGTTTAGAGAAATTGCTGGGctacagctctgcctgcacttTGCCCGTGGTGCTGAGATGCACCACAGAGGGTGCACCCTTGGGCTCAAGCAGGGCTCAGCAGTGCACCCTGTGCTCATGCCGTGCCACCAGCCCAGAGACACACTCAACAGCGCTGCCTTTCAGTTTCCAGAATAAAACCGGTGGTCGAGGACCTTCCCAGAGGATTTGGCATGGTCATGACAGgtctctgccagctcctcaCAGTCACCGAGCGCTGATGCTTCAAAGCTGCTGAGCTGGTCAGGTACATGCAGCAGCGAGAGGCTGCCGGTCTGTGTCCTGCAACCTGAGCCTTTCAAGGCAGAGATATCCCCATGGCTTGTGCTGAGACAAGAGCACTACAGAGCAAGGCACTCCACAATCTGCTCTCGGGACTTCCTACTCATATAAGCACACAACTGGGAAATGGGAGCTCTTCAGACTGGAAATACCTGTGTGTGCATAGGCCCTCTGCGTGTTTAGGCAGATGGAGACCACTATGGGCTCTTCTTGGACAGCTCACCAAACCTTCTCTTGCAGCCTGTACTCATCACAGCAAAACAGGCTGAGGCTCCAGCTGAAGAGGTCCCACCAACCAGTGCCACCAGTGAGCGATGGGTGCCCCTGCCCCAACACACCTGCTCACGAGGTGTGAAAACATGCAGTGAGGCCACCGGCCCGTCTGTGGAATGGCGCAGAGGAAAGATGGGAGCAGGGTGAAACAGCGATACCTTGCGATGCTTCACCACATAATAGAGGATGGGGGCTCTGCTGTCAGGCCGGGGTCTCCACACCAGATCGTAGCTGTCCGTCTTGGATGTCCGAGGAGAACTGAGGATGATGGGGGCCTCAGCTGGAGACACCAGCTCACTGTTGGCTGCACACTGTGGAGATGCTGCCAGCGGGGTCGTCCCAGGCTTTGGCAGTGCAGCTTTATCCAAGGGCAGCTTTAAGGCACTGTCCCTGGAAGGTGGTGTTGGAGGCTGAGCTGAGCCCAGCTGGGCATCTCGCCCAGGGTTGCGTGTAGCTCCTGAAAGACAAGGTGTAGAGGCAAGGTAAATGCCCATTCCAGCCTGCGGTGAAAGCAGAACTACCAGCTCCTGGAACATCTCAGAAGACTGGTACTACACACCCAATGCAGCACAGGTATCTTAGATGTATCAGGTcccaggcagtgctgccagctgtGCCACTCAAGAAGGTGTTGGCAACAatctctccttttcctgctaTAAACCTAACAAATCTCACCGGAGCcactctgacaacagcctttaGGCCACATGGGGCTTCCTCCCCTTCTGAAGCCCCTCTTACCCTGGGTAAGTTCAGCAGGGTCCAAGGAATCGGCTGGTACCTCTCTTACCCCAAGTAAATCCACCTGCATCAGTGTTTATGCTCTTGCTCAGTGCAAGCTTAGAGGCAGAGCTGAGTAAGCCATGGGGCAAGGCACTACACCCAGACAGCCTCTCATGTAGAAGGAGATCAAGAACGCACACGTGGCACTTCACTTAGAAGCAAAACCCCTACCATCTGTTCCTACAAGGAGATATGGAGACCCTACTCAAAAAAGTACTCAAAGTGTAGAGTAAAAGGGAGGGAAGAGCAAGGCAGCTCCAACACAAGCGGGAGGGTTACACACCaactttcttctgctgctgcccctgctctTTCCCTGTGTGTTTAGGTTCTGGGATGGAATGGTCACAAGCTTGGAGAGAGGGACCTACCTGGCCTGGCTGTCCTCAGTTGCACCATGGCTTGTGCGCTGCCGACCTCGTTCTCCGCCATGCACTGGTATATGCCGTCATCCTCAGGCCCCACACTGACCAGCCGCAGCGCCTTGCGGGACAGCCGCAGCCGATGGCTGGCGGAGAGGGGGACGGCGTTGCGCAGCCACACGATGGAGGGCTGGGGGTTCCCTCGCACCTCACAGGTGAACTTGGCACTCTGGCCCCAGGGAATGATCTGCTGGGACAGCTCCATGGTGACCTCCGGGGGCTCTGTACGGGGGCGGGGAAAAAGCAGGGCTGCTGAGTGTCACTTGGCAGGGAGGACAGCACGGTCATGGCTTTGTGCGTTCCTCTCTGGAAGGGACAAGGACAGAGTGATGGATCCTCACCCCGTCCCGAAGTCCCACTCCCCTTGTGGGGGTCTGCAGGTATCTGCTTCATTGCACCTCCCCTTCAGCATTCACGTGAACTGCAAGGAGATGTTGCCCAAGGCCATCTGCCCCTCTCAGATGACAGCAGCCACCTACAAGTCCCCTTTTTCTGAGCTGAAAAGCTATTCTGCAAAGACTGCGCTTGTGCCAAAACAACACATTGGCACCTGGATGAAATGCAACCCAATAAAACATAGGCTTAGCCTCCCTAATGCTTGTGAGAAGGGGAAGGATGCATGGTAGAAATATCAAAGGTGGATTATCCCTTACATTTCCCACCCCACAGAGAGCTTCCCgacagaacagaacaaaaaagcaAGACGCTCTTATGTCTTCCCTATGCCAATGACAAATATGTCCAAGAAGCAGCCAGTCCTCCACTAGAAAGTGTTAGAGCAAACCCAGTGCCACAAATGACAAGAGAAGAGcttctgcagaggaaaggaggaTCCGCCATCTCCAGCCCATGGTGGGAGCCAGGAGGGAGGAACTACCACCCTCAAGGAAGAATTTGTCCTATCTCCTAGAAACTGGAACCACAAGAAGAGGTTTGCATTACACTGTGGTTTGTCCGGGGAGAGGAAGAGTACAGCAGCGCTAGTATTCTCCCCTGAAACCAGTGGAGAAAGTCCAAGCCCTTCCTGAAACAAGGGCAACGGTAGCACTCACCAAACACCTGAACGTTGTAGAAGATGAATGCAGCTCCAGCCTCCCCAACCCCATTGTCAGCTGTGCAGCTGTAGGTGCCTGAGTCTTCCTCACTGGTGGGGTCAATCAGGAGGTTGCTGAGCAGGAAGCGTGTCTTGTTGTATGCAGAGACACTGGAGCCATCTTTGGCCCAGCTGACCCGGGGCGGGGGGATCCCGCTGGCCACACACTCCAGGATGAGGCTTTGGCCCTTGGTGACAATGATGGTCTGAGCTTCAGGGGGGTAGATTATCCGGGCTGCCTCCGCTGTGGAGCCtggtgaggagaggaggaggaaggaggtgaGTGGGAAGGAAGGTGGCCGATGGGAAAGCGCCCTGTGCAGAGTGCAGGGAGGGGTAATGGTAGGGCTGGAGTGCTGCtcccctgtgctggggcagATAAACAGCAACGTGGGTCAAGAGGCCTCAAGGGATGTGTGCACACAGCAAATGGTCTTGGCAAAGGGCCTTTGCCCATCACCAAGAACAAATCctgaggaatcacagaatcattttggttggaaaagacctttaagatcattgagtccaactgttaatgtagcactgtcaagtccacctctaaaccatctccctaagaacctcatgtaTGCGTCTTTTGAAggtctccaaggatggtgactccaccacttccctgggcagcctgttccaatgcccgacaaccccttccgtgaataaatttttcctgatatccaatctaacaGCAATCCCACGAGTGGACCTTGGggccttctgctgctggaaaggAGTTTTCTCAGCAACTGATAATGTTGGTTCACACAGAAAACCAGCTGTGAAGGCACTGGTACATGCTCCCAGGGCTGGAAGCACTATGGAGAAGACATGCAGTGCAGGTAGAGCAGCTTACGTCTCACACGGAGCCTCTCACTGGAGACGGAGGTTTTCACCTCCTGCGTCACGGGGTTGTAGGCAGCACATTTGTAAGTCCCCTCATCCTCTTGGCTGGCATTGACGATCTGAAGGTTCCCGGATGGCATGATAAGGTAATTGTCTgtagaaagagaagaggaagtgGCACGTGGTCACAAGATATACTCCTGTGCAGACTCCTGGAAGACATGCAGTGCCATGAAGAAAAGGTGGAcaagcaggaagggaagaaacaaTGTGATAACACCAACAGCACTGAAATGACCCCTTTTGGTTCACATATCAGGGGAGAAATGATGCAATGATGGAGGGAACAGAGCTTCAGGTGAAGTTAGGTTGTCAGAGGTACATGCAGTAGATGGAGTGAAGCTGCAAAACTCAGATCcaaatttaaaaatttcctCAAATTCAAAGTTGCCTTTATCCAGGCTGGGCTGGAAGAACACTTCACAAACATATGGAGACACCCAATGAAGAGTGACACTGTGCATCACCAAATTCTGCTTCCTTTTGCCTTACTGCAGGGTGGTGTTACACATGGCTCCCCAGTCCCAGGCATAGGGGACATCAGGGAGACCTGGCAGAGACCCTAAGCTCACCTGTGCTCAGACCAGCGGCAAAGGGACAATGAGGAGGCAGCAGGCAGAGAAAGCTACTGCTGGTAGGGAAGGGTAAAACTGAGGGTCCTGGGAGGGGACCCAGAAGGACGGGCCCTCGTGGCACTCACCTCGGGAAGCCTCTAGCCACTCCTGCTTCACGCTGTAGCGGACCTGAGCCTTGGGGTGACTTTCGGGCAGGTCGCAGGCAATCACGGCGGTGTTCCCTTCATCCACCTCGATCACATGCTGGCCATCAAACTTGAAATCTTTGAGATCTGCAGAAAGAGTGATTGGCAGGGCATCTCAGTGGCTGGCTCACCACCTTGGTGTCAGCTCATCCTCTCTCTGCGGACCCGGGGCTGTTTCATTGTGGTGCGGGCAGAGGACCGCCACGTCCCCAGCAGCTAGGGAAACTGGCCTGGTTTcagagctttatttcttttttctcctgctccttcctaCAAATGGATAACTTAAAACACAGCTTCTGGAGAAACCGCCTGCTCCGCAGCTGAGAAACTGGGTGTGAAAAAACCTGgcctgagaggaaaaaatgagccAAATTACTGCAGCAAAGGGTGGCCAAAAATGGTCCTTCTGCCGCCTGCTATCTCAAACGCGGCTGCCGTCCTGCTACCAAGAATCTAACTGTAGTCATAGCTCAGGAAGCCTAGGCTGCTTCAAGGGTGTACAGAAGCCAGGTGACACGGTGGGAGAAGGTGTGTGAAAGCTGGAtgctcccagcactgccctgagCTCCTCTGCCGCCTGAGCAGCTGGCATCTTTGCTCCAGGCATTCTCACTCCCAACAAATATCTCATGGCCGAGGGCTGGTTAAGCACGAGACCTTGTGCGTGCCCAAGCAGTGCTCATGCCCAGCTGAAAGAACAGGGActtgcaaggaaaagcagctcctCCTCTACAGGGCACAGCTGCCCCCTCCCTAAAGCAGCTGTGAAAACACCCCATCCCGGCACGTGTCCCTCTCTGAGGCTGTGATGGGGGTCGCTCCCCCCGCAGGGCcgatgcaggcagcagcattGCAAGCACAGGGATGGGCGGAAAGAGCACTTGACTTTTTGTATTCTTTACCCTGTTTTTCAAAGCACGAGCAGAGGACTGAGGTGAAACCCTGCAGATCTGGCGAGGCAGGGAACATGCCAGCCTGGCCCCACCGAGCCTCCCGAAGATGAAACCGGTTCCTGCTCTCCCTGGGCATGACGGCAAATCTTGCTGGGGCACTGCAAGCCCAGGGTTTGTCTGGGTCAGCCTGTGCTGGGAGGGAGAAAGTTTTGTGCCAGGAAAAAAGTGCCGCACGCAATTTTTACAGTGCCGTGCACCAGCCCAGGCGACCACTAGTGACAACTGCACATCCTGCTGTCAGTCACAAATCCCACTGTCATATCAAGGCTCAAGCCGGCCCATCTTCCCCGGGACCCAGTGCTAACACACGTCTCCCGAGCGGCACGCCGCTAAATCCGGACAAGACCACACTTCCTCTTAAAAACCCCACGCTAAGGCAGTGCCTTGCGTCGGCCGGCACGGCCACAGCCATGGGCTGTCAACAGCTCCCTCACCCCTCAAAACTCATCCCGGGACATGGAGCCCGTGACCTTGGGCAGTTCAGAGAGctggggggaggcaggagggctgcTGGCGGGCGGACGGCAGGCAGCCTCCCTTGGCAGCCCCGGCCagcagaaaaatgtggttttgttctctGGG from Caloenas nicobarica isolate bCalNic1 chromosome 1, bCalNic1.hap1, whole genome shotgun sequence includes the following:
- the BOC gene encoding brother of CDO isoform X4; this translates as MAMTRGKKRHMFPISCLILAAASCFARLSESLQVTVQPASIVQKLGGPVSLGCVVDPPRVNLTWRLNGKELAGSDEVLGIHIERGKLVIAALNNLTVGRYQCIARVPEGAIASVPAVVTLANLKDFKFDGQHVIEVDEGNTAVIACDLPESHPKAQVRYSVKQEWLEASRDNYLIMPSGNLQIVNASQEDEGTYKCAAYNPVTQEVKTSVSSERLRVRRSTAEAARIIYPPEAQTIIVTKGQSLILECVASGIPPPRVSWAKDGSSVSAYNKTRFLLSNLLIDPTSEEDSGTYSCTADNGVGEAGAAFIFYNVQVFEPPEVTMELSQQIIPWGQSAKFTCEVRGNPQPSIVWLRNAVPLSASHRLRLSRKALRLVSVGPEDDGIYQCMAENEVGSAQAMVQLRTARPGATRNPGRDAQLGSAQPPTPPSRDSALKLPLDKAALPKPGTTPLAASPQCAANSELVSPAEAPIILSSPRTSKTDSYDLVWRPRPDSRAPILYYVVKHRKQVTNASDSWAVRDVPASQHRLTLTRLDPGSLYEVEMAAHNCAGEGQTAMVTFRTGRRPKPEIVASKEQQIQRDDPGTSTQSSNQLDNSRLSPPEAPDRPTISVASETSVYVTWIPRGNGGFPIQSFRVEYKKLKKLGDWVLATSDIPPSRLSVEIPGLEKGMSYKFRVRALNILGESEPSAASRPYVVSGYSNRVYERPVAGPYITFTDAINETTIMLKWMYIPASNNNTPIHGFYIYYRPTDSDNDSDYKKDVVEGDRYWHSISHLQPETSYDIKMQCFNEGGESEFSNVMICETKARKSLGLPGRLPPSTVAPQQRPPLSGGHSGLGTGAMVARSSDLPYLIVGVVLGSIVLLIVAFIPFCLWRAWSKQKQTIDMGFPGAGLLVSSCQYTMVPLRGISAPRANGHPYINGQPYANGAHLNGICPSAGVGYASTKPRDYSPDEVPQSHEETNALLQARVLHNGNAQQDYQPSRLPNSRTEDSSFLYSLPDDSTHQLLQPQDDCPHLQEHFVGLRHPVIGSKVGGPSLDARRDALFHQGSPCCLGLVPVEEVERLDCCQSRGDLHPQNSVIASLGQDLPRHLNSSPPPLRPLETHSPTS
- the BOC gene encoding brother of CDO isoform X3; protein product: MAMTRGKKRHMFPISCLILAAASCFARLSESLQVTVQPASIVQKLGGPVSLGCVVDPPRVNLTWRLNGKELAGSDEVLGIHIERGKLVIAALNNLTVGRYQCIARVPEGAIASVPAVVTLANLKDFKFDGQHVIEVDEGNTAVIACDLPESHPKAQVRYSVKQEWLEASRDNYLIMPSGNLQIVNASQEDEGTYKCAAYNPVTQEVKTSVSSERLRVRRSTAEAARIIYPPEAQTIIVTKGQSLILECVASGIPPPRVSWAKDGSSVSAYNKTRFLLSNLLIDPTSEEDSGTYSCTADNGVGEAGAAFIFYNVQVFEPPEVTMELSQQIIPWGQSAKFTCEVRGNPQPSIVWLRNAVPLSASHRLRLSRKALRLVSVGPEDDGIYQCMAENEVGSAQAMVQLRTARPGATRNPGRDAQLGSAQPPTPPSRDSALKLPLDKAALPKPGTTPLAASPQCAANSELVSPAEAPIILSSPRTSKTDSYDLVWRPRPDSRAPILYYVVKHRKVTNASDSWAVRDVPASQHRLTLTRLDPGSLYEVEMAAHNCAGEGQTAMVTFRTGRRPKPEIVASKEQQIQRDDPGTSTQSSNQLDNSRLSPPEAPDRPTISVASETSVYVTWIPRGNGGFPIQSFRVEYKKLKKLGDWVLATSDIPPSRLSVEIPGLEKGMSYKFRVRALNILGESEPSAASRPYVVSGYSNRVYERPVAGPYITFTDAINETTIMLKWMYIPASNNNTPIHGFYIYYRPTDSDNDSDYKKDVVEGDRYWHSISHLQPETSYDIKMQCFNEGGESEFSNVMICETKARKSLGLPGRLPPSTVAPQQRPPLSGGHSGLGTGAMVARSSDLPYLIVGVVLGSIVLLIVAFIPFCLWRAWSKQKQTIDMGFPGAGLLVSSCQYTMVPLRGISAPRANGHPYINGQPYANGAHLNGICPSAGVGYASTKPRDYSPDEVPQSHEETNALLQARVLHNGNAQQDYQPSRLPNSRTEDSSFLYSLPDDSTHQLLQPQDDCPHLQEHFVGLRHPVIGSKVGGPSLDARRDALFHQGSPCCLGLVPVEEVERLDCCQSRGDLHPQNSVIASLGQDLPRHLNSSPPPLRPLETHSPTS
- the BOC gene encoding brother of CDO isoform X2 → MAMTRGKKRHMFPISCLILAAASCFARLSESLQVTVQPASIVQKLGGPVSLGCVVDPPRVNLTWRLNGKELAGSDEVLGIHIERGKLVIAALNNLTVGRYQCIARVPEGAIASVPAVVTLANLKDFKFDGQHVIEVDEGNTAVIACDLPESHPKAQVRYSVKQEWLEASRDNYLIMPSGNLQIVNASQEDEGTYKCAAYNPVTQEVKTSVSSERLRVRRSTAEAARIIYPPEAQTIIVTKGQSLILECVASGIPPPRVSWAKDGSSVSAYNKTRFLLSNLLIDPTSEEDSGTYSCTADNGVGEAGAAFIFYNVQVFEPPEVTMELSQQIIPWGQSAKFTCEVRGNPQPSIVWLRNAVPLSASHRLRLSRKALRLVSVGPEDDGIYQCMAENEVGSAQAMVQLRTARPGATRNPGRDAQLGSAQPPTPPSRDSALKLPLDKAALPKPGTTPLAASPQCAANSELVSPAEAPIILSSPRTSKTDSYDLVWRPRPDSRAPILYYVVKHRKVTNASDSWAVRDVPASQHRLTLTRLDPGSLYEVEMAAHNCAGEGQTAMVTFRTGKGRRPKPEIVASKEQQIQRDDPGTSTQSSNQLDNSRLSPPEAPDRPTISVASETSVYVTWIPRGNGGFPIQSFRVEYKKLKKLGDWVLATSDIPPSRLSVEIPGLEKGMSYKFRVRALNILGESEPSAASRPYVVSGYSNRVYERPVAGPYITFTDAINETTIMLKWMYIPASNNNTPIHGFYIYYRPTDSDNDSDYKKDVVEGDRYWHSISHLQPETSYDIKMQCFNEGGESEFSNVMICETKARKSLGLPGRLPPSTVAPQQRPPLSGGHSGLGTGAMVARSSDLPYLIVGVVLGSIVLLIVAFIPFCLWRAWSKQKQTIDMGFPGAGLLVSSCQYTMVPLRGISAPRANGHPYINGQPYANGAHLNGICPSAGVGYASTKPRDYSPDEVPQSHEETNALLQARVLHNGNAQQDYQPSRLPNSRTEDSSFLYSLPDDSTHQLLQPQDDCPHLQEHFVGLRHPVIGSKVGGPSLDARRDALFHQGSPCCLGLVPVEEVERLDCCQSRGDLHPQNSVIASLGQDLPRHLNSSPPPLRPLETHSPTS